Within the Thermosynechococcus sichuanensis E542 genome, the region ACATCACTGGCATAGTTTTGCATACTGTAGTTTTTTGAGGCATGGAAGTTGGTTTTTGAGCCGTCGTAGTCCACCCCCAAGCCACCACCCACATCGAGGTACCGCATGTTGGCACCGAGGCGCACCAGTTCGCCATAAATTTGCCCCGCCTCACGAATGGCATCCTTAATGACGCTAATGGCAGAGATTTGGGAGCCAATGTGAAAGTGCAACAGTTGCAGGGAGTTGAGCATTCCTGCTTCCCGCAGTTGTTCGACTGCTGCTAAAATCTCTGGCACCGTGAGACCAAACTTGGCGCGATCGCCAGCGGAGGTGCCCCAGCGCCCTACCCCTTGGGTACTGAGTTTTGCCCGCACCCCCACAATCGGCTCAATGCCCAAGGCCTGACTGACAGCAATCACTTCCGCTACTTCTTCGGGCTGCTCAAGGACAATGATGGGGGTGTGGCCAAGGCGACGGGCGAGAATAGCGGTTTCAATGTAGCTACGATCCTTATAGCCATTGCAGATCAGCAGTGCCCCCGGTGTATTGAGCATGGCCAAGGCAATCAGCAGTTCGGGTTTCGATCCCGCCTCTAGGCCAAACTGGTGGGACTGACCAAAGCGCACGAGGGCTTCAATGATGTGGCGTTGTTGATTGCACTTGACGGGAAAGACCCCCTTGTAGGCCCCCTGATAGCCATAACGGGCAATGGCGCGGGCAAAACAGGCATTCAATCGCTCAATGCGATCCTCAAGGATGTCGGAAAACCGCAGCAGCAGGGGGAGGCCAATGTTACGCTGTTGGAGCGCCTGTACCAGTTCATAAAGATCTAACGACCCACCGCGATCGCCCTTGGGAGAGACGGTGACATGACCCGCAGCATTAATCCCAAAGTAGGGTTCGCCCCAGCCCTGAATGCGGTAGAGCTGCTCGCTGTCCTCAATTGTCCAATTGCTGGTTTTCGTAACGGTCAATGCCATCGTGGGTGACACAGCAGCCATAGTGCGCTCCCAAATAAAACCCTGCTGATCCTAACTTGTTTTTGCCAGTGGCACCAATGCAATTGCAGCTCGGTTTTTCGGTAGCGTTCGGCGGGCATGGTAGCATTAGGGATCGCTTCCCCTACCGTTGACCGCCATGGCCTTTACGAAAATTTTGATTGCCAATCGTGGCGAAATTGCACTACGGATTCTACGCACCTGTGAAGAATTGGGCATTGCAACAGTTGCTGTCTATTCCACAGTAGATCGCCATGCCCTGCATGTGCAATTGGCCGATGAGGCGGTGTGCATTGGCGAAGCCCCCAGTAGTCGCAGCTATCTCAATATTCCCAACATTATTGCTGCTGCCCTCACTCGGAATGTCTCGGCGATTCACCCCGGCTATGGTTTTCTAGCGGAAAATGCCCGCTTTGCCGAAATCTGCGCTGACCACAAAATTACCTTTATTGGGCCGAGTCCTGCGGCGATGCGTGCCATGGGGGATAAGTCCACCGCCAAAGCCACGATGCAACAGGTGGGAGTGCCGACGATTCCTGGCAGTGATGGACTCGTTCAGGATGAGGAAACGGCCCGGGCGATCGCCCGCAAAATTGGCTATCCCCTGATGATTAAAGCCACCGCTGGAGGAGGGGGTCGCGGGATGCGCTTGGTGCGCTCTGCCGAAGAGTTGGGACGTGCCCTCAGTGCCGCCCAAGGGGAAGCGGAAGCCGCCTTCGGCAATGCCGGGGTCTATCTGGAGCGGTTTATTGAAAATCCCCGCCACATAGAATTTCAGATTCTCGCGGATAGCTATGGCAATGTCATCCACCTCGGGGAACGGGATTGCTCCGTACAACGGCGTCACCAAAAGCTCCTTGAGGAGGCGCCTAGCCCTGCCCTCACCCCCGAACTGCGTGCCAAGATGGGAGCTGCTGCTGTCACTGCGGCCAAAGCCATTAACTATGTTGGTGCCGGCACCATTGAATTTCTCCTTGACGGCCAAGACAACTTCTACTTTATGGAGATGAATACCCGCATTCAGGTGGAGCACACCGTCACGGAAATGATTACGGGGCTAGATCTGATTGCGGAGCAAATTCGCATTGCCCAAGGGGAACCCCTCAGCTTGACCCAAGAGCAGGTGCAGTTGCGCGGACACGCGATCGAGTGCCGCATTAATGCCGAAGACCCAGAGCGCAATTTCCGTCCCCATCCCGGTCGCATTAGCGGTTACTTGCCCCCCGGTGGCCCTGGGGTGCGCATGGACTCCCACGTTTATACCGACTATGAAATCCCCCCCTATTATGATTCGCTAATCGGTAAATTGGTGGTGTGGGGGAACGATCGCCCCGCTGCGATTGCCCGCATGAAGCGCGCCCTACGAGAATGTGCAATTATGGGGGTGCCGACCACCATTCCCTTTCATCAGCAGGTGATGGACACACCGGAGTTTCGCAGCGGCATTGTCTATACCAACTTTGTCGATAAGCTCATGACCACATTGGGCTGGAATGTTTAATGCCTAGGCAAGGGAAACTACTGATTGCAGCGAGTGGTACCGGGGGGCATCTCTTTCCGGCGCTGGCGGTGGCAGAGGAGTTACCTGAATATGAGATCCATTGGTTAGGCGTGCGCGATCGCCTAGAACAGCAATTGATTCCGCCCCGTTACCCCCTCCATACCATCCACTTTAGTGGCGTCCAAGGCAAGACCCCTTGGGCAAAGCTGCGCCCCTTGTGGCAATTTTGGGGAGCCTTTTGGCAAACGCGCCAGTTGTTAAAACAGGGACACTTCCAAGGGGTGTTTACCACTGGTGGTTACATCGCGGCGCCGGCGATTTTAGCGGCTCGCAGTTTGGGGCGTGTCGCCCTGCTCCACGAATCCAACGCCCTACCGGGTAAAGTCACCCGCTGGCTAGCGCCTTGGTGTACACTGGTGGCCTTGGGTACCCCAGCCAGTTTGGCCTACCTCAAATCCAAACGGCTGAACCTGCGGGTCACGGGCACACCGGTGCGTCCCGATATTCTCCATCCCGGCGACTTGGCGTTGCCGATTCCCAAAGATGTGCCCCTAATTCTAGTGATGGGGGGGAGTCAAGGGGCAGTGGCTATCAATCGCCTTGTACGGGAAACGGTTCACCACTGGCTCGATGCTGGGGCTTGGGTAGTGCATCTCACGGGCAATAATGATCCCGATGCTCAAGGTGTGCAGCATCCCCACTACCTCGTCTTTCCCTTCTTTGAACCCATGGGGCCACTCCTGCACCGCGCCGATATTGTCATTAGTCGCGCCGGCGCCAGTGCCTTGGCGGAGCTAACCCTCACGGGAACCCCGGCGCTATTGATTCCCTATCCCCATGCCGCTGAGGATCACCAAACGGTGAATGCGGAAGTCTTGGTGAGTGCCGGTGCGGCTGAAATGATCCCACAATCGGCATTGACGGGCGATCGCCTCGGACGGATCATTTTAGAATGGCTAGGGCAGCCGCAAAAATTACAAGCCATGGCAGAGAATGCCCGCCAACTGGCCATGCCCAACAGTAGTCAGCAGGTCGCTGATCTCATTCGTATGCTAATTCCCACCCCCTAGGAAACGCGCTATGCCCATCCGTCTTTTGTTTGTTTGTCTTGGCAATATTTGTCGCTCTCCTGCCGCCGAAGGAATCATGCAAGACCTGATCAAAAAGGCCGGCCTAGGGCATGAGATTCAGTGCGATTCTGCGGGTACCAGCAACTTCCACGTTGGCGATCCACCGGATGCTCGCATGGTGATGACGGCACGGCAACGGGGACTGCACTTGACCCATCGGGCACGCCAATTTCATGCTGCTGATTTTGAAGAATTTGATCTCATTTTGGCAATGGATCGGGAAAACTACTACGATATTTTGCGCCTTGACCCTGAAGGGAAATACCGCGATAAAGTGCGGCTGATGTGCGATTTTTGCCGTCACCACGAGGCGAAGGAAGTGCCCGACCCCTACTATGGCGGTCGTCAGGGGTTTGAGAAGGTGTTGGATCTGCTCACCGATGCCTGTGAGGGTCTCTTGGAGTATCTCAAGGTGCACTACCCCCAACTACAGGAGCAGCGCTGATGGACTACCGCAGTGCCGGTGTAGATGTGGCCGCTGGCCGTGCTTTTGTTGAGCAGATTCGCCCCTTGGTGCAGCGAACCCAACGACCGGAAGTGGTGGGACGACTGGGGGGCTTTGCTGGGCTATGTCAAATTCCCAGAGGCTATCGTCAACCCCTCTTGGTCTCAGGAACCGATGGGGTGGGCACCAAGCTCAAACTGGCTCAAGCCCTGAATCGCCACGAGACTGTCGGTATTGATCTGGTGGCCATGTGCGTCAACGATGTCCTCACCTGCGGTGCTGAGCCGCTCTTTTTCTTGGACTACATTGCCTGTGGTCGTCTGGCGCCGGAGATGATGACCGCTGTGGTGGCGGGTATTGCCCAAGGGTGTGAAGCAGCGGGTTGTGCCCTCTTGGGGGGGGAGACGGCAGAAATGCCGGGATTCTATGCCGAAGGGGTCTATGACCTTGCGGGGTTCTGTGTGGGGGTTGTTGAGCAGGATCAGGTGCTGGATGGCACGCAGGTGCAGGTGGGGGATGTGGTCTTGGGATTGGCCAGTTCTGGGCTGCACAGTAATGGCTTTAGTTTAGTGCGCAAAATTGTCAGCGATCGCCAGCTCAGTTGGCAGGATACGCCTTTTGGTACCACTTCCCTTGGTGAGCTGTGCTTGGAACCAACGCGCCTCTACGTCCAACCCATTCGTGCTGCCTTAGGGCAAGGGATTCCCATTCACGGCATGGCGCACATTACGGGCGGTGGGTTGCCTGAAAATTTGCCCCGCTGCCTAGGCGAAGGGCGATCGGCACAACTGGATCCACAGGCTTGGCCCATCCCGCCTCTGTTTCACTGGCTAGGGGAGATGGGGGAAGTTAGCTTGGGCGAACTCTTTAACACCTTCAATATGGGCATTGGGTACACTGTGGTTTTACCCGCGTCAGCGGTTGCAGCGGCGCAGGCCTGCTTTGCCGAGTGGGGAATTGACAGTTGGCCCATTGGCACCGTTGTTGCGGGCAGCGGTGAGGTATTGGGATTACCTGCTGCTTAATTCACTCCCGCCTAGAATAAAGGTGCTGGGTGCTATCACGGACTCTTGAGAAAAATGACGACTCCTCTCCTCACCCTTGAAAGTGGCGATCGCCTCACCCGCGAGGAATTTGAATATCGCTACGCTCAGTGTCCCCACATTAACAAAGCTGAACTGATTAACGGAGTGGTGTTTGTGGCTTCACCAGTTCGGGTGAGAAACCACGCCCAGCCCCATAGCAACATTCTTGGCTGGCTCTTTCACTACAGCATTGAATTTAGCGGCTTCATGGTTTGCGATAACGCCACAGTACGACTCGATAACCAAAATGAAGTCCAACCCGATGTGCTATTACGCCTTGAGGAATCGGTGGGAGGTCAGTCCCGCATTAGTGCCGATGACTACATTGAAGGGGCACCAGAGTTAGTGATTGAAATTGCCTCTAGCAGTGCCGCCTACGATCTCCACGATAAGAAAGACCTCTATTGCCGTTTTGGCGTCAAGGAATATCTGGTGTGGGTCGTCTCAGAACAGACCTTCTGCTGGTATCACCGCGAACAGGGGAGCTATGTTCAACAACAGCCCGATCGCGAGGGAGTGCTGCGCAGTCAAGCGTTTGCCGGTCTCTGGCTAAATTTACCTGCCCTTTTGCAAGGGGATATGAAAAGGGTGATGCTCACATTACAACAGGGGCTAGCTTCCCCTGAAGGCCAACGGTTTGCTGAAGCCTTGAAGCAGCAATCACAATAAATTTAGCGTTGAGGCTACGAAATGACTCCATTAGTCAATGTCATCCCCCTTGAAAGTGGCGACCATTTAACCCGCGAGGAATTTGAAGACCGCTATGGCCGCTCTCCTCACATTAAAAAAGCTGAACTGATCAATGGAGTCGTGTTTGTGGCCTCCCCTGTCCACTACCGCCTGCATGGTGTGCCCCACAGTCAAATGATGGTTTGGGCAGGCAATTATTGCATTGCCATTCCCCAGTTGTTGATGGCTGATAATGCCACAGTCAGACTCGATGACAAGAATGAAGTCCAGCCCGATATTATCTTGCGCCTTGAGGAATCGGTGGGAGGTCAGTCGCGCATTAGTGCCGATGACTACATTGAAGGGGCACCAGAATTAGTGATTGAAATTGCCTCTAGTAGCGCCGCCTACGATCTCCACGATAAGAAAGACCTCTATTGCCGTTTCGGCGTCAAGGAATATCTGGTGTGGGTGGTCTCAGAACAGGCCTTCTACTGGTATCACCGTGAACAGGGCAGCTACGTTCAACAACAGCCCGATCGCGAGGGAGTGCTGCGCAGTCAAGCGTTTGCCGGTCTCTGGCTAAATTTACCTGCCCTTTTGCAAGGGGATATGAAAAGGGTGATGCTCACATTACAACAGGGGCTAGCTTCCCCTGAAGGCCAACGGTTTGCTGAAGCCTTGAAGCAGCAATCACAATAAATTTAGCGTTTCTGAACTGCGCTTT harbors:
- the murG gene encoding undecaprenyldiphospho-muramoylpentapeptide beta-N-acetylglucosaminyltransferase → MPRQGKLLIAASGTGGHLFPALAVAEELPEYEIHWLGVRDRLEQQLIPPRYPLHTIHFSGVQGKTPWAKLRPLWQFWGAFWQTRQLLKQGHFQGVFTTGGYIAAPAILAARSLGRVALLHESNALPGKVTRWLAPWCTLVALGTPASLAYLKSKRLNLRVTGTPVRPDILHPGDLALPIPKDVPLILVMGGSQGAVAINRLVRETVHHWLDAGAWVVHLTGNNDPDAQGVQHPHYLVFPFFEPMGPLLHRADIVISRAGASALAELTLTGTPALLIPYPHAAEDHQTVNAEVLVSAGAAEMIPQSALTGDRLGRIILEWLGQPQKLQAMAENARQLAMPNSSQQVADLIRMLIPTP
- a CDS encoding low molecular weight protein-tyrosine-phosphatase gives rise to the protein MPIRLLFVCLGNICRSPAAEGIMQDLIKKAGLGHEIQCDSAGTSNFHVGDPPDARMVMTARQRGLHLTHRARQFHAADFEEFDLILAMDRENYYDILRLDPEGKYRDKVRLMCDFCRHHEAKEVPDPYYGGRQGFEKVLDLLTDACEGLLEYLKVHYPQLQEQR
- a CDS encoding Uma2 family endonuclease: MTTPLLTLESGDRLTREEFEYRYAQCPHINKAELINGVVFVASPVRVRNHAQPHSNILGWLFHYSIEFSGFMVCDNATVRLDNQNEVQPDVLLRLEESVGGQSRISADDYIEGAPELVIEIASSSAAYDLHDKKDLYCRFGVKEYLVWVVSEQTFCWYHREQGSYVQQQPDREGVLRSQAFAGLWLNLPALLQGDMKRVMLTLQQGLASPEGQRFAEALKQQSQ
- the accC gene encoding acetyl-CoA carboxylase biotin carboxylase subunit: MAFTKILIANRGEIALRILRTCEELGIATVAVYSTVDRHALHVQLADEAVCIGEAPSSRSYLNIPNIIAAALTRNVSAIHPGYGFLAENARFAEICADHKITFIGPSPAAMRAMGDKSTAKATMQQVGVPTIPGSDGLVQDEETARAIARKIGYPLMIKATAGGGGRGMRLVRSAEELGRALSAAQGEAEAAFGNAGVYLERFIENPRHIEFQILADSYGNVIHLGERDCSVQRRHQKLLEEAPSPALTPELRAKMGAAAVTAAKAINYVGAGTIEFLLDGQDNFYFMEMNTRIQVEHTVTEMITGLDLIAEQIRIAQGEPLSLTQEQVQLRGHAIECRINAEDPERNFRPHPGRISGYLPPGGPGVRMDSHVYTDYEIPPYYDSLIGKLVVWGNDRPAAIARMKRALRECAIMGVPTTIPFHQQVMDTPEFRSGIVYTNFVDKLMTTLGWNV
- the speA gene encoding biosynthetic arginine decarboxylase; amino-acid sequence: MALTVTKTSNWTIEDSEQLYRIQGWGEPYFGINAAGHVTVSPKGDRGGSLDLYELVQALQQRNIGLPLLLRFSDILEDRIERLNACFARAIARYGYQGAYKGVFPVKCNQQRHIIEALVRFGQSHQFGLEAGSKPELLIALAMLNTPGALLICNGYKDRSYIETAILARRLGHTPIIVLEQPEEVAEVIAVSQALGIEPIVGVRAKLSTQGVGRWGTSAGDRAKFGLTVPEILAAVEQLREAGMLNSLQLLHFHIGSQISAISVIKDAIREAGQIYGELVRLGANMRYLDVGGGLGVDYDGSKTNFHASKNYSMQNYASDVVAGIKDACRQRGIPDPILISESGRAIASHQSVLIFNVLGVSEVPKITPEPATEEEHLIIRNLYDTYQNIDENNYQEAYNDALQFKGEAISLFNFGYLSLPERARAESLFWACCAKILGIARQQEYVPDDLEDLEKIMASIYYINLSVFQSVPDSWAIDQLFPIMPIHRLDEEPTERGILADLTCDSDGKIDQFIDLRDVKSVLELHPFRPGEPYYLGLFLNGAYQEIMGNLHNLFGDTNAVHIRLTPKGYEIEHLVRGDTMQEVLGYVQYQGDALLEKIRRRAEAALAEGQITLAEAQHLLENYERSLRSYTYLSS
- the purM gene encoding phosphoribosylformylglycinamidine cyclo-ligase, giving the protein MDYRSAGVDVAAGRAFVEQIRPLVQRTQRPEVVGRLGGFAGLCQIPRGYRQPLLVSGTDGVGTKLKLAQALNRHETVGIDLVAMCVNDVLTCGAEPLFFLDYIACGRLAPEMMTAVVAGIAQGCEAAGCALLGGETAEMPGFYAEGVYDLAGFCVGVVEQDQVLDGTQVQVGDVVLGLASSGLHSNGFSLVRKIVSDRQLSWQDTPFGTTSLGELCLEPTRLYVQPIRAALGQGIPIHGMAHITGGGLPENLPRCLGEGRSAQLDPQAWPIPPLFHWLGEMGEVSLGELFNTFNMGIGYTVVLPASAVAAAQACFAEWGIDSWPIGTVVAGSGEVLGLPAA
- a CDS encoding Uma2 family endonuclease translates to MTPLVNVIPLESGDHLTREEFEDRYGRSPHIKKAELINGVVFVASPVHYRLHGVPHSQMMVWAGNYCIAIPQLLMADNATVRLDDKNEVQPDIILRLEESVGGQSRISADDYIEGAPELVIEIASSSAAYDLHDKKDLYCRFGVKEYLVWVVSEQAFYWYHREQGSYVQQQPDREGVLRSQAFAGLWLNLPALLQGDMKRVMLTLQQGLASPEGQRFAEALKQQSQ